Proteins from a genomic interval of Odontesthes bonariensis isolate fOdoBon6 chromosome 7, fOdoBon6.hap1, whole genome shotgun sequence:
- the LOC142384841 gene encoding BTB/POZ domain-containing protein kctd15-like has protein sequence MSSVSVSSQEGRSLSRMSLSRSPVSPMAAQGIPSPAQLTKANAPVHIDVGGHMYTSSLATLTKFPESRIGRLFSGAEPIVLDSLKQHYFIDRDGDIFRYILSFLRTCRLLLPEDFQDFPQLHEEARYYQLTPMVRELERWQAEREAQRAAPCECLVVRVTPDLGERIALSGEKVLIEEVFPETGDVMCNSVNAGWNQDPTHVIRFPLNGYCRLNSVQVLERLFQKGFGVRASCGGGVDSSQFSEYVLCRDVRRSRSVTGTPIRIKQEPLD, from the exons gaggggcggagcctgtccaggatgtccctgagcCGCTCGCCGGTGTCGCCCATGGCCGCCCAGGGCATCCCGTCCCCCGCCCAGCTCACCAAGGCCAACGCGCCCGTCCACATCGACGTGGGGGGCCACATGTACACCAGCAGCCTGGCCACGCTCACCAAGTTCCCCGAGTCCAG gATCGGGCGCCTGTTCAGTGGCGCTGAGCCCATCGTGCTGGACAGCCTGAAGCAGCATTACTTCATCGATAGAGACGGAGACATCTTCCGCTACATCCTCAGCTTCCTGCGCACCTGCAGACTGCTGCTGCCCGAAGACTTCCAG GACTTCCCCCAGCTGCACGAGGAGGCGCGGTACTACCAGCTGACCCCGATGGTCCGGGAGCTGGAGCGCTGGCAGGCGGAGCGCGAGGCCCAGCGGGCGGCGCCCTGCGAATGCCTGGTGGTGCGCGTCACGCCCGACCTGGGCGAGAGGATCGCCCTGAGCGGCGAGAAGGTTCTGATCGAGGAGGTCTTCCCCGAGACCGGAGACGTGATGTGCAACTCTGTGAACGCCGGCTGGAACCAGGACCCGACCCACGTCATCCGCTTCCCGCTCAACGGCTACTGCCGGCTGAACTCTGTGCAG GTCCTGGAGCGCCTCTTCCAGAAGGGCTTCGGCGTCAGGGCGTCCTGCGGCGGCGGCGTCGACTCCTCGCAGTTCAGCGAGTACGTCCTGTGTCGCGACGTGCGACGCAGCCGCTCCGTCACCGGCACCCCGATCCGGATCAAGCAGGAGCCTCTGGACTGA